In a genomic window of Pelecanus crispus isolate bPelCri1 chromosome 1, bPelCri1.pri, whole genome shotgun sequence:
- the TCAF2 gene encoding TRPM8 channel-associated factor 2, whose protein sequence is MLVFSPPGRSDLKMKPSATYELLVDGVGPWDFTGSFVPCELLLVGEDAYPVLVSSKKQVLIAVSQYGKGRMVVVSHEGILKDSKFSQFLRNAVEWLKPSPKALVGVHPHLDSLSQLLLKAGTKVQAGAELSPSLGVYCMDAYDSTQAKDLVGFVKGGGGLLIGGQAWHWASRRGKEKVLFEFPGNQVTSVAGVYFTGNAVEKGIFKVAKKIPKIPLIVPHQANLGLDAEFLLHGVSELDLVTGGTPSILLVHSVLSFPLCLDSSHRCLLAAARYGRGRVVVATHESQLFSPKLGRFLLNAVRWLDAGRKGLVGVDASLKKLCSLLSQEEVKSQVSQLTGDISVYCCSSYSDREAERLHAFVAEGGGLLVGGQAWYWASQNHGKAAVAEYPGNKILNSFGLSILGQSVQAAKHPAVGSGEHYHFRKALALFNRHVDQHEELKAPLKDWLQRLTQDCTAFLRIPAHDCPAYASLHRILTKVLQRSGIPHVSRHCPVKSNSKEAVLLCMATELSLTMTDSAALVQKSVAGVCALPITVEIDGTNPGKTAWRSTGLYLPEGHTAVITFPCLLVGAGLKVQIGCHTDDLSHAAELKRAPVVIRTCDIACQKQSISCLWGGLIYIVVPERSVLGKVPITVEGAVRAPFFKLGETCESQWKACIRHYPAPWAELAVENLILTVPSDSIRHMENPQPLLTLWNEIMVAISKLAAIPTKFPRPERIVTDVQISCGWMHAGYPIMGHLDSVKEMLDMKHMQTTGLWGPVHELGHNQQQQAWEFPPHTTEATCNLWSVYVHEKVLGIPRHQAHQALRSECREERIREYLKKGAQLKDWKVWTALETYLQLQEGFGWDPFTHLFSDYQKMSTIPKDNTSKMNLWAQKFSHQVNKNLGPFFTAWGWPIKKELSVELCSLPSWEQDPMRSYRP, encoded by the exons ATGTTGGTCTTCTCTCCACCAGGTAGGAGTGACCTGAAGATGAAACCCTCTGCCACCTATGAGCTGTTAGTGGACGGTGTTGGGCCATGGGACTTCACTGGCAGTTTTGTTCCTTGTGAGCTGCTACTTGTTGGAGAGGATGCCTACCCTGTGCTTGTGAGCTCTAAGAAGCAGGTTCTGATCGCTGTTTCACAGTATGGGAAGGGCCGGATGGTGGTTGTTTCCCATGAGGGAATCTTGAAGGACTCCAAGTTTTCCCAGTTCCTCAGAAATGCTGTGGAGTGGCTCAAGCCTTCCCCCAAGGCCCTGGTTGGGGTCCATCCTCATTTGGATTCCCTCTCGCAGCTCCTGCTCAAGGCTGGCACCAAAGTacaggctggggcagagctTAGCCCCTCCCTGGGGGTGTACTGTATGGACGCCTATGACAGTACGCAGGCAAAAGACCTGGTTGGCTTTGTAAAGGGGGGTGGAGGGCTGCTCATTGGAGGCCAAGCCTGGCACTGGGCTAGTCGACGTGGCAAGGAGAAGGTGCTGTTTGAATTCCCTGGGAACCAGGTGACCAGCGTGGCTGGCGTGTACTTCACAGGAAATGCTGTGGAGAAAGGCATCTTCAAAGTTGCCAAGAAAATTCCCAAGATCCCATTAATTGTCCC GCACCAGGCCAACCTTGGACTTGATGCCGAGTTCCTCCTGCATGGTGTGTCGGAGCTGGATTTGGTGACAGGGGGCACACCCTCCATCTTGCTGGTGCACAGTGTGCTCTCCTTCCCACTCTGCCTGGACAGCTCACACCGCTGCCTCTTAGCTGCGGCGCGCTATGGCCGAGGCCGTGTTGTGGTGGCAACCCACGAGAGCCAGCTGTTCTCCCCAAAGCTGGGCAGATTCCTGCTCAATGCGGTCCGCTGGCTGGATGCTGGGAGAAAGGGGCTGGTGGGTGTGGATGCCAGCCTGAAGAAACTCTGTAGCCTCCTCTCTCAGGAAGAAGTGAAGTCACAGGTGTCACAGCTGACGGGCGACATCAGCGTGTACTGCTGCTCTTCTTACAGCGACAGAGAGGCAGAGAGGCTTCACGCTTTCGTGGCAGAGGGAGGTGGCCTACTGGTTGGAGGCCAGGCTTGGTACTGGGCTTCCCAGAACCATGGCAAAGCTGCTGTGGCAGAATATCCTGGCAACAAAATCCTCAACAGCTTTGGGCTGAGTATCCTGGGGCAGAGTGTCcaggcagctaagcacccaGCCGTGGGGTCTGGGGAGCACTACCACTTCCGCAAGGCACTCGCTCTTTTCAACAGGCATGTAGACCAGCATGAGGAGCTCAAGGCTCCCTTGAAGGACTGGCTGCAAAGGCTAACACAAGACTGCACTGCCTTTCTGCGCATCCCAGCCCATGACTGCCCTGCATATGCCTCGCTCCACCGCATCCTGACCAAAGTGCTTCAGAGAAGTGGGATCCCACACGTCAGCAGGCACTGCCCTGTCAAGAGCAACTCCAAAGAGGCAGTCCTTCTCTGCATGGCGACCGAGCTGTCCCTCACCATGACGGACAGTGCAGCCCTAGTGCAGAAATCTGTTGCTGGGGTCTGTGCCCTCCCCATCACTGTGGAAATTGATGGCACAAACCCAG GTAAGACAGCCTGGAGGAGCACGGGACTCTACCTTCCTGAAGGGCACACAGCAGTTATAACATTCCCTTGCCTGCTGGTCGGTGCTGGTCTGAAG GTGCAGATTGGGTGTCACACGGATGACCTCTCTCACGCCGCAGAGCTGAAACGGGCCCCAGTGGTAATACGCACCTGTGATATTGCCTGCCAGAAACAGTCTATTTCCTGCCTCTGGGGTGGCCTCATTTACATTGTAGTACCAGAAAGGAGTGTCCTGGGGAAAGTGCCCATCACGGTAGAAGGGGCAGTCAGAGCTCCTTTCTTCAAGCTTG GGGAGACCTGTGAAAGCCAATGGAAGGCCTGTATCCGGCACTATCCTGCTCCCTGGGCAGAACTGGCAGTTGAGAATCTCATCTTGACGGTGCCGTCTGACAGCATCCGCCACATGGAGAACCCACAGCCGCTGCTGACCCTGTGGAATGAGATTATGGTGGCAATAAGCAAATTGGCAGCCATACCAACAAAATTCCCAAGGCCAGAGAGGATTGTAACTGATGTCCAGATCTCATGTG GCTGGATGCATGCTGGCTACCCCATCATGGGTCACCTAGATTCGGTGAAGGAGATGTTAGACATGAAGCACATGCAAACTACTGGTCTTTGGGGTCCTGTCCATGAGCTGGGACACAATCAACAGCAGCAAGCATGGGAGTTTCCCCCTCATACCACAGAGGCCACCTGCAACCTCTGGTCTGTCTATGTTCATGAGAAGGTGCTGGGGATTCCCAGGCATCAGGCCCATCAGGCGCTTAGGTCAGAGTGTCGGGAGGAAAGGATAAGAGAGTATCTGAAGAAAGGTGCTCAACTAAAGGACTGGAAGGTGTGGACTGCTCTGGAGACATACCTGCAG TTGCAGGAAGGGTTTGGTTGGGACCCTTTCACACACCTCTTCTCTGACTACCAGAAAATGTCCACCATCCCAAAAGACAACACTTCTAAGATGAACTTGTGGGCGCAGAAGTTTTCTCACCAGGTGAATAAGAACCTGGGTCCTTTTTTTACAGCCTGGGGATGGCCTATCAAGAAAGAGCTGTCTGTGGAACTGTGCTCTTTACCCAGCTGGGAACAGGACCCAATGAGATCCTATAGACCgtga